CGCCTTGTACAGCCAAGATGGTATTGCACAGGCGCGCATGCGCCGCAGCGGGCGGGATGCCAAACGCGGGTGCGTCACGGGGCAACAGTGCGTACAAGAGGGGGCagtagtgtcgtgctggtgtagTAGGTTTGCAACAAACGGCGCATTAGGATATATATAACAAGTGGCATGAAGCGCCCTTGTACATTCTAAACAAAtggaataaaaagggagtaaaactgtcctctagcgcacacacttttataaaagggtgttcgATAGAGTacagtttactccttttttactcccatatgggtgcATTTGTGTTCAGAGTGTAGGGCTCTTGAAGTTGCTATTGCCGATTTTGGAGGACGCCCCATTTGATTGAATATGGCGCTTTTAGGGAAaccatggaggaaaaacacttgGAGAGAGCGTAACCCGATATTTTGAAGCCTACTCATAAAAGATCCTCCTCTTATTCTACGCGCGTATCCACGCACCCTAACGCCACACGCGCATGCCATAGTAAGGCCTGCAACTAGAGAGGGAGTCAAGAGCAAAACGCTTGAAACGCGCCCGTTAGCGGTGAGTGCACGGCGTATTACATGACTCCTGTTTTTTCCTTGCTACTCACCTCTGTAGATATGTGGACTAGATGCTGGAAAAAAACTGTGAATTCTTGGTACTGCAAGCGTTCCGCTATAGTGCAAAAATATCCCTTTTTCATGCGTTCTCTGGCCTGCTGGACCATAGATACCTGGCGCAGCGACGCTTAGCGACTGCTCTGTATCGTTAGCGTACAAACGTCCGCGTAACAACTATCTTAAGATGTATTTTTGATGACAAACTCTGGCAACGAGGTCTCAACATGCCGGCGAACCCCTTGGGCGACGGAGAAAACTATGCAGTTTCGTGCGCGCCGGTCATTTTAGACTAGTTTTTTTAGTCATTTTAGACTAGATCGCGTTTTTCTGTCTCTTTTGTACTACATGCATCGGCCTTCCAAGATTTACATCGTTGATAAACATGTGCTATTTCGACACAGTTTTCTCCAAAATATGTTTCATAAATGACAGATCTGAGTGGTATTACTGTCTTTGTAACCCTCGATCAGCATCGATTAcgtgttttttcttttgttatcagtgtgTGTGCAGGCGCGTTTTTTACATGTCCTATATCCTGTCACTGCTCGAGGGGCGGACGGGGCTTTTGTAAAGCTgtgaaacttgcagctttttctccgctgccctttttcaccacctgtGCCCTCtgttggtgaaataaatgctcaTTGATTGATCATTGATTGATAGTTCACGGCACCATCGCAGCGTGGAGTCGATTTTGTGAAAGTCATCAAGTGTAAGGATGGGTGCCATTGTGAACGAGCAAGAATGACAGCAAGACGTTCAAGCACAGCTCCCGCTTAGTTTAAACATATTCTAAGGCATTGGTTAGCTTAGGGAAAATCCTTTTGGAAGCCTCGCGTTTGTAGCTTCGTCAGTTTTTTAACTACCCGACAAAGATTCAAAGCAATAATTTTATGTGAACACCAAACTTGCTATAAAATTTAGCTGCATTTTCTCTGCAGGGCACCGCGCCGTCCTTTTAGGCAAGCCTGCTCATGATTGTACAAAAATGTGCTTTTTGTTATGTTTAGCTCACAATTATTAAAAGTGACAGCATAAAAACACAGCCTTCAACACGCGTGTCTAGAGTGCTAGGGCGGCGTGCTTTCTTGTGTATTTATGACAATTTCCGCTACCTGGAGGGTCCGATATATCTTTCGAAGGTATGAGGAGTTAATCGCAATCCATGGTAATGTGCATCCACGATAGGGCCAGGTTTCCGGCACTACGACACTCGTGAATCACACATGTGTACTCCACTGCGTGCCATTCGAGCACTCTAGAGAGGTGTGCCGACGACAGCACCGTATTCCTCTCGTTTTGTACTGCGAAAACAATATAGAAGCAATTAGGAAACGGAACAAATATTCTAGTGAGCGACGGCCAGTGCGGGCTGTGTATTTACTCACGCCCTCCAAGGGGTACCTGCCAGGATATTCAGCAATtataaaactgcgcgaagaagacgTGACGAGAACAGACACAAAGACGCACGCCCAAAGCGCAGGTGTGTTTGCGTCTCttcttgtcctgtcttcttcgcgGAGCTTTATAATTGCTGAATCTATAAAACGACTAGCACATCATCATGTCTTACTGCAGGGTATTCATTTCTTGCACAAATATGATGTATCCTGAACCCGGTAAATAGAGGCTCATGCGATAGTCAAGGGCGCATAGCAACGCGATAGCGACTGCGGGTTTTTTTACTGCTCACTGAATGTAAAGAAGACATTACAGGTGCTTCGCAGGGCTAAGGAAGGAGATTTTGAGTCGAAGGTCTCAAAATTTTCTGACGCTGTTTTTTGCTGCTGTCTTTGTCAACTTCAGGCCACCTCAAATCTTTCATAGTTCCTTCTGGTGATGCTGTAGGGCTTGtgctatcattttcctttgccctagtatctttttgttttattcagtGTTGCTTGAAGCTACAACAACTTAAGCTGGACGTATTTTCGATGGCGTTTCTGTGCTGGAATTTTCCAGAATTCGGTGTCTGTTGTTGTCGATGAGCGCAGCTGAAAGCTCGGTGGCGTCATGTAGCCCCGTGACCACCTGAGCACCAATGTCAGGATAGCCACTCAACCAGATAGTCAGTGTGTGCATACTGATTGCCACTGAACAACAGTTATAGTGGTATTCTCGAAAGCTAGTATATTAAAGGGAAGCTTAACAGTCTGCCCAATTTTGTAGGCAACACGACGTCAAACCTGCGTACTTTGTAATAAATTTTCATTATTCGTGGATATCAAAGCAGAGAGGtaatttagaagaactttttgttgggttagttggtgcattgctttgaagaaccacgttgcgcattcaaaagagacaaacacaggaaaaagccaaCAAGACGGAAAGAGCGCCACTCTTTCCATCtacttggccttttcctgtgtttgccttttttgaatgcgcaacgtggtctTTCAAAGCAGGGAGGTAATCCCGGCTAAAATTACGCTAATACTTAGCCCCTCGTTGCGCGCACAAAGCACAGGAGCTGAGAGTGAAAAATGACCTGGTGAAGTCATCGCTGGAGATCGCTCCGCGCCGCAAGCAAACGTTCTCGCTGCATTGTATCTGGCGGCGAACCCAACCACGGAGAAGCTGCGGGTGGCTGCGTTTTTCTTGGTGCCCCAACATTAATAAGAGATGCAGGCTGAGTGAGAGAGGAAGCCGTGCATACGCGACTCGACTAAAAAGCCTCTCCTGACGATGTTCTGAGCAGCCTTTAGCTTTATGACCACCTGCCTCCGCCCAGTATCTCTTTCCAGTACTTCCTGCAAGAAACGCTTACAGCGCATTGTGTCACTGTCGCAGGAAGACTAAGTGAACAATGCGGGAGAACCCGCAGGGAGCGTGACAAAGTTCTGACATGGAGACTTGTCTTCGCCTGGGCGAAGACAagccctcttgtcgaaacgttcgcAAGCTGTCTAAGGCTTTCTCCTTATTCTTTATTTCGTGTTTGCAAGAAGCGCATCTACCTGTACTCTCTCTACCATGCTGTAGAAAGAGACGTTTCCAGCCATTAaaaatggcattgccttgctcGGATGACCTGTCTGACTGTTGAGCCAAAgaccgccgccgcggtgactaagtggttacggcgctcggctgctggcccgaaagacgcgggttcaatcccagccgcggcggtcgaatttcgatggaggcgaaattctagaggcccgtgtactggccgatgtcagtgcacgttaaagaaccccaggtggtcgaaatttccggagtccttcactacggcgtctctcatagcctgagtcgctttgggacgttaaacccccataaaccaaaccataaaccatgttgAGCCAAATGTCTCATGGACTGGTCTTCAGCTGATAGGGCATGGGGTCAACGACCGTTGGCACCGCCGAGCCCAATCCGCCGAAGGGAAAGCTTCTAGAGTCCTTGCATACACAAAACACGTCCGGAAATGTAAACAGGTCTCAAGGTTGCCTCCGCTTCGCGTACGTACACGGCTTTCGCTGTGCGTCAAGGTTCGCTCGAGGCCGTTTACGCGAGCACGTATTTCGCCCACGTCAGGCGTACCCACCTCATTGAGCTGACTCACACAGCGGTGACCCCTTTTCTGCAACTGTGCCGGTATACGAGGCGGATGTTTTTAAAGCGCCTGTCTTGTCTCCATCGAGACGCCCATGAAGAAGACGCGAATTTTGTCTTGCGGGGGGTGGGGGAGTGGGGGGGTGGGGATTtacgatttttttcttttgtagttctCCACGCGACCAGACAAATTTTTTGCTCGAAATACTTACGTTCCAGTTCTGAACTATTTTTGCGAAATTTTATCCACTCCCTTACTTTTCATGCGTGTTGAGGTGGAAAATATGTATCaatcaggaatttttttttaaatgtttcgaAAAGCTACTTCAGCGCCCCTATAACTGGGAGGGGCACAACATGCTGAGAGTGGCGCTGATGTTACTACCAGTTTTTTGAATACGAACTACAGATCAGCACAGCTTTCACGGTGCTAACTCTCTTCTCGTTGATCAAGAAAATTTGAGATCGGTTCAGAGAACGCAAAGGAATGTGAATGATCCATTTAGTCGTTGAAGGTGGCCTATATCTTTCAAGTGGACCGTTGGCGGGGCTGGTTAGATGTCATAACCagaagaagaaaggggcgatggaaaGAGTTTCTCCGTCGCGTCTCTGTCAACGCATTTTCTGTCATTACAACAGTTAGGCTCGCCCAGCATGTAATGCGCCTGGTGAATGCTTAAGTAGACGTTGGCGTGGCGTGCCTGTGTACTTCTCTATGTGTTCTGTGGCTGATGTGAGCCATGCTTGGCATGACTGCGGCCGCATGGAGAGAGAAGCATTGAATTTATAGAGAGCGCTCAAGAACTAGGATGCCAGCCGTGTACATTTGCTCGCCTGGTGTACCACCATTATAAAAGGCATGCTTAAAGGTTGCATTGCATTGCACCACAACACTGACTGGTAACGTATGTGAACATCTGAGCATTGTTTGAAGACGGAGGGCTTCAGTGGCACAGCGAGAAGTTGAAAATATTATTTCCTTGAGTTCATTACCTTCATTAAAAACGATCCCACCAATATATGGTTTGTATGTTTCTAGAGCCGGAAAGGTCGCCGTTTCGCATATTTTACTCAGTAAGTTACCACATATTCAAATGTTCTTTTCTAAGCTATAAGGAGGTGTGACCAAAGTTACGGACGGAATAATGCCCTCAGTGCTACCAGATTCGTTTTAAACAATAGTCACAGTTAAAGAGCTAAATACTCCTGCATATACCCGCGGATTTTTTCTTGCACAGTATGAGTAACTTTATTTTCTATTTGAAAACTTGACATGTGAAAAATATCGGGACTGCGTATGCACAACGAGCAACGTTGAGGCTTTTGCCGCGCTGAAACCGGAGGCTGCCCAGGCTCCTGCAAATGAACAGCATGCGCTTGAGATGTCATTTTAACAAAGAAGGCAAGAGTTGTACGAAATTCCAGGTGGCCTCCGAGTGCTAAAACTTTGAGGATGCTTAGCGTCGCAAAAAAAACGAAAGCGAGGCTCATTCCAATCACATTATTAGATTGTCTCGCTTCCAAACCGGTACCACGCCTCACAAGTTGTATATCGCTTGGCCGCATACTAGCCTTCTTTCTTCGGGCGTGTTTACTACTGTAAAGGTCAACAGCCAGAGCGATTCAACATGAGTAAAGCCAGTGCGAGAGATATACAGCACACGAAAAAACGGACATTTGCAAACTGAAGCTCTGCCGCTGGCTTCAGTGTCGTTTATATCCTTTCCAGCCGCTCGCAGCGCTCATTCCACAGTCCGCCCCTCTCCGCCGTTATCTTATCACCGTTGCAGGAGACCGTTATTCCGAGGGACAGCCGGCACGATGTTATATATGTAGCCCGCTCGGCAGCGCTTAGAGTCGCGCGGAGCACAACCACCACGTTCGACCTATAAGGAAAAAAGCAGCAGAACGTGCGAGCCGAGTACGACAAGTTCACGGGTAGAGGGCAGAGCACTCTAGGCATCGCCCACGCTATTATGGAAATCCCGCCACGCTCGGCTGTTTGTCCGTGACACATACGCCTACCGTGTCGGCGAGCCAGACCACCGCCGCCATGGAGGAAGGCGGGCGAGAGCCGCCTCTGCATCGAGTGCGTCACCTGCTGACAGGCGCCAACTGGAGGCCGACGCGGTTCGTGGACGACGTGCCGTACTACCACACGTGTGGCCTGTGCAATGTGATACCCAAGAAGACGATGCTGCTGCCTTGCTCTCACGTGCTGTGTGAGTCCTGCCACAAGGGAAGCCTTCAAGTTGAACAGGGAGAGGACGGCGTCAGCGGAGTGTGTCCCCTGGACCGACAGCCCTTCCAAGTGCGCCAGTGTGCCAGGATCAGGCTTTCCGCGAACAAAGTGAACAGTCTGCAGGTGAGCGACTAATAGACCTTAGATGCCGTAGGCCCTGTTGTACCAGTTACGAGTGATGCAACCTGAACTGATTTTAAAATTTCTCTTCTCACCTTGCTAAACTACATTTTACAGCACTATGTGCAGATTAGGTAAACGGCTCCTGCGTCGGGTACTTGCTAACGCAAAAAAAATGCGGGTACTGACGCAAAACGGCGGGTGCTGATGCTCCAGAAATGAATTGTCGACAACTTTCCAAGAAAGCCCGTGCATTTTCTTGAGGCTGTCTTCGCGTTTTTCGCGTACTACTTGCGCGTTTTTCTTATCTTCCTATTACTCAAGTTCACCTGGATAGGGTGGATAACTTATCCTGCTATCTTCATCACCACGGATGCAGTAGACGCTCTAAAGACATCAAAATGTGCTAATGTAATGGTGGGTGACAGTCCACAAGCTTTAGTATATATGCCTGTACAAATTGAAACAATTGTGTTGATGTACGCTCCAACCGCACTTCCATGAAGATCGAGCAGAAAGTAGGCA
This portion of the Amblyomma americanum isolate KBUSLIRL-KWMA chromosome 10, ASM5285725v1, whole genome shotgun sequence genome encodes:
- the LOC144106308 gene encoding RING finger protein 151-like — its product is MEEGGREPPLHRVRHLLTGANWRPTRFVDDVPYYHTCGLCNVIPKKTMLLPCSHVLCESCHKGSLQVEQGEDGVSGVCPLDRQPFQVRQCARIRLSANKVNSLQAYCWNQDQGCDFVGTLQDILTHCEEECAFHALACPRCGQNVLHAVLPEHYTAGCGANSAADDAAESPVDGDEAASENGGFSLEDVKALLRELEVLDAESSEVE